From a single Mycolicibacterium mengxianglii genomic region:
- a CDS encoding hydroxymethylglutaryl-CoA lyase, with product MSELSSHVTIREVALRDGLQIETPIPLSAKIELLHAIVATGVREVEATAFVSPTKVPALADAPELAAALADFDDGVQFSALVASPNGARRAIAAGLGTVEYVVSAADAHSRANVGRSTAEASAQIAEIVAIAHDSGVAVEVIIATAWDCPFDGPTAPQRVLDVVSAATEAGVDRVAVADTIGTATPRRVRSLLAQLRPVIGDLPLGAHFHNTRGAGLASAYAAVGAGVTRLDASVGGLGGCPFAPGASGNIATEDLVYLLRDSDIHTDVALPAAIEAAAVAQRLVGHELPSALLRAGDRILDD from the coding sequence GTGAGCGAGTTGTCCAGCCACGTCACCATCCGGGAGGTCGCACTGCGCGACGGCCTGCAGATCGAAACGCCGATCCCGTTGTCGGCCAAGATCGAACTGCTCCACGCCATTGTCGCCACCGGTGTCCGCGAGGTGGAGGCCACCGCCTTCGTCTCCCCCACCAAGGTCCCCGCACTCGCCGACGCACCGGAACTGGCGGCAGCGCTGGCCGATTTCGATGACGGCGTGCAGTTCTCGGCGCTGGTGGCCAGCCCCAACGGGGCCAGACGCGCCATCGCCGCCGGGCTGGGCACCGTCGAATACGTGGTGTCGGCCGCCGACGCGCACAGCCGGGCCAACGTGGGACGCAGCACCGCGGAAGCCAGCGCACAGATCGCCGAGATCGTGGCCATCGCCCACGACAGTGGTGTCGCGGTCGAGGTGATCATCGCCACGGCGTGGGACTGCCCGTTCGACGGCCCCACCGCACCACAGCGGGTGCTCGACGTGGTGTCCGCAGCCACCGAAGCCGGCGTCGACCGAGTGGCCGTCGCCGACACCATCGGCACTGCCACCCCGCGCCGGGTGCGGTCATTGCTCGCGCAGCTTCGGCCGGTCATCGGGGACCTACCGCTGGGCGCACACTTCCACAACACCAGGGGCGCCGGATTGGCAAGCGCCTACGCGGCGGTCGGTGCCGGAGTGACCCGCCTCGACGCCTCGGTGGGCGGCCTCGGCGGTTGCCCCTTCGCGCCCGGAGCCAGCGGAAACATCGCTACCGAGGACCTGGTGTACCTGTTGCGTGACAGCGATATTCACACCGACGTGGCGTTGCCTGCGGCGATCGAGGCCGCGGCGGTGGCGCAACGGCTGGTGGGTCACGAATTGCCGAGCGCGCTGCTGCGGGCCGGCGACCGCATCCTGGACGACTGA
- a CDS encoding phosphotransferase family protein, which produces MTPEELRSALTPVLRPVLGDDVAVEELRVLTGGASRTTWAFTAVTDTARRPLILRTSPAGDELHASMELEARVQSLAAAAGAPVPEILTADDSAAALGTAYLICSAIAGETIVRRIERGLDDAGRAQLLGQCAAALAAIHRADPGAADLQPQDQLAQWRGQLDEIGDTTATFEWTFRWLDRHRVDLPAPEPTLVHGDFRMGNLIVDVDGGTGLAAVLDWELVHCGEFYEDLAWFCVRAWRFGAPRARGAGGLGSIDDFLGAYEEASGRRVDRAAFRWWLVQATLSWGIICRYQAHRHLSGQTPSVELATIGRRVCENEWDLLELMDEEVGL; this is translated from the coding sequence GTGACACCTGAGGAGTTGCGCTCGGCACTGACCCCGGTGCTGCGGCCGGTGCTCGGCGACGACGTGGCGGTCGAGGAGTTACGGGTGCTGACCGGGGGCGCCAGCCGCACCACCTGGGCTTTCACCGCGGTGACCGATACCGCGCGGCGGCCGCTGATCCTGCGAACCAGCCCAGCCGGAGACGAGCTGCACGCGAGTATGGAACTCGAAGCCCGGGTGCAGTCGCTCGCGGCGGCCGCCGGGGCGCCCGTCCCGGAGATCCTGACCGCCGACGACTCCGCCGCCGCGCTCGGCACTGCGTACCTGATCTGCAGTGCCATCGCCGGGGAGACCATCGTGCGCCGGATCGAGCGTGGCCTCGACGACGCCGGGCGGGCTCAGCTGCTGGGGCAGTGCGCGGCTGCCCTGGCGGCGATCCACCGCGCCGATCCCGGGGCAGCCGATCTACAGCCGCAGGACCAGCTCGCCCAATGGCGCGGCCAGCTCGACGAAATCGGCGACACCACAGCCACATTCGAATGGACTTTCCGTTGGCTGGACCGCCACCGGGTTGATCTGCCCGCTCCGGAGCCCACTCTGGTGCATGGCGACTTCCGGATGGGCAACCTGATCGTCGACGTCGACGGTGGCACCGGGTTGGCCGCGGTCCTCGACTGGGAGCTGGTGCACTGCGGCGAGTTTTACGAAGACCTCGCCTGGTTCTGTGTCCGGGCCTGGCGCTTCGGCGCGCCGCGGGCACGGGGCGCCGGCGGTCTGGGCAGTATCGACGACTTCCTGGGCGCCTACGAAGAAGCCTCCGGCCGACGTGTCGACCGGGCTGCGTTCCGTTGGTGGTTGGTCCAGGCGACGCTGAGCTGGGGCATCATCTGCCGCTATCAGGCCCACCGGCACCTGTCCGGGCAGACACCGTCGGTGGAACTGGCCACGATCGGCCGTCGGGTGTGTGAGAACGAATGGGACCTGCTCGAACTCATGGACGAGGAGGTGGGCCTGTGA
- a CDS encoding DUF6285 domain-containing protein, translating to MTGLHGRPTAAELVAAVADFLDGDVRDATTGQVNFHARVAANALRTVQRELAGADAGPVLAALERLGYTDEAALAAAIRRGDLDDRAVEVSDCLRTLVAHRLAAAHPGYDTQ from the coding sequence GTGACCGGGTTGCACGGCCGGCCCACGGCCGCGGAGTTGGTGGCCGCAGTTGCGGACTTCCTCGACGGCGACGTCCGCGATGCGACCACCGGCCAGGTGAACTTCCACGCCAGGGTGGCAGCCAACGCCTTGCGGACGGTGCAGCGCGAGCTGGCCGGGGCCGACGCCGGTCCCGTCCTGGCTGCGTTAGAGCGGCTGGGATACACCGACGAGGCCGCGCTTGCCGCTGCCATCCGCCGCGGTGACCTCGACGATCGTGCCGTCGAGGTGTCGGACTGCCTGCGCACCCTGGTCGCCCACCGGTTGGCCGCCGCGCACCCCGGCTACGACACCCAATAG
- a CDS encoding Rv3143 family two-component system response regulator yields the protein MPARHRDASAPVRVLVYSDNARTREQVMLALGKRIHPELPELSYLEVATAPVVIQHMDSGDVDLAILDGEASPTGGMGVAKQLKDELDDCPPILVLTGRPDDAWLANWSRAEAAVPHPIDPIKLGEAVVGLLRA from the coding sequence GTGCCCGCCCGCCACCGCGATGCCTCTGCCCCGGTCCGCGTCCTGGTGTACAGCGACAACGCGCGCACCCGTGAACAGGTGATGCTGGCGCTGGGCAAGCGGATTCACCCCGAGCTCCCCGAATTGAGCTACCTCGAGGTGGCGACGGCCCCGGTGGTCATCCAGCACATGGACTCCGGCGATGTGGATCTGGCAATCCTCGACGGCGAAGCGTCACCGACCGGCGGTATGGGGGTGGCCAAGCAGCTCAAAGACGAGCTGGACGACTGCCCACCGATTCTGGTCCTGACCGGCCGACCCGACGATGCGTGGTTGGCGAACTGGTCGCGCGCCGAGGCGGCGGTCCCCCACCCCATCGATCCGATCAAGCTGGGCGAGGCGGTTGTCGGATTGCTGCGCGCGTAA
- a CDS encoding NADH-quinone oxidoreductase subunit C, whose product MSEGGAGVPESAEVIGVRRGMFGISGTGDTSGYGRLIREVTLPGGTPPPYGGYFDAVVDRLAEVLGANVFASGVNRVVVHRGQLTLDLDRTRLLQIAQVLRDDPKLRFELCAGVSGVHYPQEFGRELHAVYPLMSITHNRRIQLEVACPDSDPHVPSLFSVYPTCDWHERETYDFFGIIFDGHPALTRIEMPDDWVGHPQRKDYPLGGVPVEYHGAQIPPPDQRRSYT is encoded by the coding sequence ATGAGCGAGGGAGGCGCCGGGGTGCCCGAGTCCGCAGAGGTCATCGGTGTGCGTCGGGGCATGTTCGGCATTTCCGGCACCGGCGACACATCGGGCTACGGCCGGTTGATTCGTGAGGTCACGTTGCCCGGCGGTACCCCACCCCCCTACGGCGGCTACTTCGACGCGGTGGTCGACCGGCTGGCGGAGGTGTTGGGCGCCAACGTGTTCGCCTCCGGTGTCAACCGGGTGGTCGTGCATCGTGGCCAGTTGACCCTGGACCTCGACCGCACCCGGTTGCTGCAGATCGCCCAGGTGCTTCGCGACGACCCGAAGCTGCGGTTCGAGTTGTGCGCCGGCGTTTCCGGCGTGCACTATCCGCAGGAGTTCGGCCGCGAGTTGCACGCGGTCTACCCGCTGATGTCGATCACCCACAACCGGCGAATTCAGCTCGAAGTGGCCTGTCCGGACTCTGATCCTCATGTGCCGTCGCTGTTTTCGGTGTACCCGACGTGCGACTGGCACGAGCGGGAAACCTACGACTTCTTCGGGATCATCTTCGACGGCCACCCCGCGCTGACGCGGATCGAAATGCCCGACGACTGGGTGGGCCACCCACAGCGCAAGGACTATCCGCTGGGTGGGGTCCCGGTGGAGTACCACGGCGCGCAGATCCCACCCCCGGATCAACGGAGGTCCTACACCTGA
- a CDS encoding NuoB/complex I 20 kDa subunit family protein has protein sequence MGLEEQLPGGILLSTVEKVAGFVRKGSLWPATFGLACCAIEMMATAGPRFDIARFGMERFSATPRQADLMIVAGRVSQKMAPVLRQVYDQMAEPKWVLAMGVCASSGGMFNNYAIVQGVDHVVPVDIYLPGCPPRPEMLLNAILTLHAKIAEMPLGVHRDEVIAATERAALSAKPTIELKGLLR, from the coding sequence ATGGGCCTGGAAGAGCAACTGCCCGGGGGCATCCTGCTCTCGACGGTCGAGAAAGTCGCCGGCTTCGTCCGCAAGGGCTCGCTGTGGCCCGCGACATTCGGGCTGGCCTGCTGCGCCATCGAGATGATGGCCACCGCGGGGCCCCGGTTCGACATCGCCCGATTCGGAATGGAACGGTTTTCCGCCACTCCCAGGCAGGCCGACCTGATGATCGTGGCCGGCCGGGTCAGTCAGAAGATGGCGCCCGTGCTGCGTCAGGTTTATGACCAGATGGCTGAGCCCAAGTGGGTTCTGGCGATGGGGGTGTGCGCCAGCTCGGGCGGCATGTTCAACAACTACGCCATCGTTCAGGGCGTCGATCACGTGGTGCCGGTGGACATCTATCTCCCGGGCTGCCCGCCCCGTCCCGAGATGCTGCTGAACGCGATCCTGACGTTGCACGCCAAGATCGCCGAGATGCCGCTGGGGGTGCACCGCGACGAGGTCATCGCCGCCACCGAGCGCGCTGCCCTGAGCGCCAAGCCCACGATCGAACTCAAGGGGTTGTTGCGATGA
- a CDS encoding YceI family protein: MSALENLLSQPGDQAVWTLAPQRCEITFRCRSFWGLLPVRGRFTAVRGDGQVAGGTAFGRVDIDAGSLTTGNAKRDEHLRSEDFFAVERFPTISVVVTAVEPAPEGAQVRAALTVRDVTHPLPLTATVTVLDDEALQIEARGTIDRTHWDVSGNLLGMVRRPTELVARTVFVKTG; the protein is encoded by the coding sequence GTGAGTGCGTTGGAGAACCTGCTGTCCCAACCGGGCGACCAAGCGGTGTGGACGCTGGCGCCCCAACGCTGCGAAATCACGTTCAGGTGCCGCTCCTTCTGGGGACTGCTGCCGGTCAGGGGTAGGTTCACCGCGGTGCGCGGCGACGGCCAGGTGGCAGGGGGCACCGCGTTCGGTCGGGTGGATATCGACGCCGGGTCGCTGACCACCGGTAACGCCAAACGCGACGAACACCTGCGCTCCGAGGACTTCTTCGCCGTCGAACGTTTCCCCACCATCAGCGTCGTCGTCACCGCCGTGGAACCGGCGCCCGAGGGCGCGCAGGTGCGTGCCGCACTGACCGTCCGGGACGTGACACATCCATTGCCGCTGACGGCGACGGTCACCGTGCTCGACGACGAGGCTCTGCAGATCGAGGCGCGCGGCACCATCGACCGCACCCACTGGGACGTCAGTGGGAACCTGCTGGGAATGGTGCGCCGCCCCACCGAACTGGTAGCTCGGACGGTGTTCGTCAAAACCGGCTGA
- a CDS encoding acyl-CoA dehydrogenase family protein — protein sequence MDFALPDHLPGLLAEMDAFIEAEIKPLERENLQYFDRRREFARTDLDNGGVPAREWEDLLDEMRRRADAAGWLRYGLPSQFGGRDGTNLDMAVIREHLAHKGLGLHNDLQDESSIVGNFPQVIMMDRFGTEAQKRDWIEAMLTGQRSMAFGLTEPNHGSDATWLETRAERHGDEWVINGAKRWNTGVHRATHDLVFARTSGDPGRAVGITAFLVPTDAPGFEVPYYWWTFNMPSDHGEVVLNDVRVPEDAVLGEVDHGLEVGQTFLHENRIRQAASSLGAAQYCIDRAATYAGERVVFGKPLSVNQAVQWPLAELQTEAQMVRLLVYYAAWHLDRDHHMEVSDKVSMANYRANRLVCEAADRAMQVHGGIGYSRHEPFEHIYRHHRRYRITEGAEEIQIRRVAQRMLKFGRSRDT from the coding sequence GTGGATTTCGCCCTGCCCGACCATCTCCCGGGGCTGCTCGCCGAGATGGACGCGTTCATCGAAGCGGAGATCAAGCCGCTCGAGCGGGAGAACCTGCAGTACTTCGACCGGCGCCGGGAATTCGCCAGGACAGACCTGGACAACGGTGGTGTGCCGGCCCGCGAGTGGGAAGACCTGCTCGACGAGATGCGCCGCCGCGCCGATGCGGCGGGCTGGCTGCGGTACGGGCTGCCGTCGCAGTTCGGTGGCCGCGACGGCACCAACCTCGACATGGCGGTGATCCGGGAGCACCTGGCGCACAAGGGGCTCGGCCTGCACAACGACCTGCAGGACGAGTCCTCCATCGTGGGCAACTTCCCGCAGGTGATCATGATGGACCGGTTCGGCACCGAAGCGCAGAAGCGGGACTGGATCGAAGCGATGCTCACCGGGCAGCGGTCCATGGCGTTCGGGTTGACCGAACCCAACCACGGCTCGGATGCCACGTGGCTCGAGACGCGCGCCGAGCGCCATGGTGACGAGTGGGTGATCAACGGGGCCAAGCGCTGGAACACCGGCGTGCACCGGGCCACCCACGATCTGGTGTTCGCCCGGACCTCGGGCGATCCCGGGCGAGCTGTCGGGATCACCGCGTTCCTGGTGCCCACCGACGCACCGGGTTTCGAGGTCCCGTACTACTGGTGGACCTTCAACATGCCAAGCGATCACGGCGAAGTGGTACTCAACGATGTGCGCGTCCCCGAAGATGCGGTACTCGGCGAGGTGGACCACGGGCTGGAGGTCGGCCAGACGTTCCTGCACGAGAACAGGATTCGACAGGCGGCCAGCAGCCTGGGCGCAGCCCAGTACTGCATAGACCGGGCCGCCACCTACGCCGGTGAACGGGTGGTGTTCGGCAAACCGCTGTCGGTGAACCAGGCGGTGCAGTGGCCGCTGGCCGAACTCCAGACCGAGGCGCAGATGGTCCGTCTGCTGGTGTACTACGCAGCGTGGCACCTCGACCGTGACCACCACATGGAGGTTTCCGACAAGGTGTCGATGGCCAACTACCGGGCCAACCGGTTGGTCTGCGAGGCCGCGGACCGTGCCATGCAGGTTCACGGTGGTATCGGCTACAGCAGACACGAACCCTTCGAACACATCTACCGGCACCACCGCCGCTACCGGATCACCGAAGGCGCGGAGGAGATCCAGATCCGCCGGGTCGCGCAGCGGATGCTCAAGTTCGGCCGGTCCCGTGACACCTGA
- a CDS encoding nuclear transport factor 2 family protein, producing MDVSAIADTLFQAIEAGDIAAVQRLWSPDIAVWHSGDHQDNNHDRALRVIRWFVGRTGQRRYEVLDRQPFDGSAPGFVQQHILHATGEHGSIAMRVCIVIKLDSAGLITRIDEYFDPAEVAPLIDRPATEDS from the coding sequence ATGGACGTCTCCGCTATCGCCGACACCCTCTTCCAGGCAATCGAGGCCGGTGACATTGCCGCTGTGCAGCGCCTCTGGAGCCCTGACATCGCGGTCTGGCACAGCGGGGACCACCAGGACAACAACCACGACAGGGCGCTGCGGGTGATCCGCTGGTTCGTCGGCCGCACCGGCCAACGCCGTTACGAGGTCCTGGACCGACAGCCGTTCGACGGATCCGCGCCCGGCTTCGTCCAGCAGCACATCCTGCACGCGACCGGCGAACACGGTTCGATTGCCATGCGGGTGTGCATCGTGATCAAACTCGACAGCGCCGGCTTGATCACCCGGATCGACGAGTATTTCGATCCTGCGGAGGTGGCCCCACTGATCGACCGACCTGCGACGGAGGACTCGTGA
- a CDS encoding NADH-quinone oxidoreductase subunit A, which translates to MNLYLPILVLGAIAAVFAVGSVGIALVIGPRRYNRAKLEAYECGIEPARQPMGSARFPIKFYLTAMLFIVFDIEIVFLYPWAVSFDQLGTFALVEMLLFMATVFVAYAYVWRRGGLDWD; encoded by the coding sequence ATGAATCTCTATCTACCCATCCTGGTGCTCGGAGCCATTGCGGCCGTGTTCGCGGTGGGTTCAGTCGGAATCGCGTTGGTCATCGGCCCACGGCGGTACAACCGCGCCAAGCTGGAGGCCTATGAGTGCGGGATCGAACCGGCGCGGCAGCCGATGGGCTCGGCCCGGTTCCCGATCAAGTTCTACCTGACGGCGATGCTGTTCATCGTCTTCGACATCGAGATCGTGTTCCTGTACCCGTGGGCGGTCTCCTTCGACCAGCTGGGGACTTTCGCGCTGGTGGAGATGCTGCTGTTCATGGCGACGGTGTTCGTGGCGTATGCCTATGTGTGGCGCCGCGGCGGGCTGGATTGGGACTGA
- a CDS encoding CaiB/BaiF CoA transferase family protein gives MTTGALDGIRVLEIGTLISGPFAGRLLGDMGAEVIKIEPPGMPDPLRTWGQAELEGHRFFWTVHARNKKAVTLDLRTEAGRELFLELVDCSDIIVENFRPGTLERWNLGYDVLHARNRGIILVRVSGYGQTGPDAHRAGYASVAEAASGLRHLNGFPDGPPPRLALSLGDSLAGMFAAQGALAALYRRTVTGEGQVVDAALTESCLAIQESTIPDYDVGGVVRGPSGTRLEGIAPSNIYRSADGSWVVIAANQDTVFRRLCAAMGQPELADDDRFANHRARGRNQDELDKLIGDWASQRQPNDIIETLSAAGVIAGPINTVAEVVTDPQLRARGMLVDHWDDRVNRSVLGPGVVPVLSESPGTVRNSGPSRPGLDNDEVYRDLLGHTDEELAALAAEGVL, from the coding sequence ATGACGACAGGCGCGCTGGACGGCATCCGGGTACTGGAGATCGGCACGCTGATCTCGGGGCCGTTCGCCGGGCGGCTGCTCGGCGACATGGGTGCCGAGGTCATCAAGATCGAGCCGCCGGGCATGCCTGATCCGTTACGCACCTGGGGGCAGGCCGAACTCGAGGGGCACCGGTTCTTCTGGACTGTGCACGCCCGCAACAAGAAAGCCGTCACCCTCGACCTGCGGACGGAGGCCGGGCGCGAGCTGTTCCTGGAACTCGTCGACTGCAGTGACATCATCGTCGAGAACTTCCGCCCCGGCACGCTGGAGCGCTGGAACCTCGGTTATGACGTACTGCACGCACGCAATCGCGGCATCATCCTGGTGCGCGTCTCGGGCTACGGCCAGACCGGTCCCGATGCCCACCGTGCCGGCTACGCCTCGGTCGCCGAAGCGGCCAGCGGACTGCGCCATCTCAACGGCTTCCCGGACGGGCCGCCGCCCCGGCTGGCATTGTCGTTGGGTGACAGCCTGGCCGGGATGTTCGCCGCGCAGGGCGCCCTGGCTGCGCTGTACCGACGCACCGTCACCGGCGAGGGCCAGGTCGTCGATGCGGCGCTCACCGAATCCTGTTTGGCGATACAGGAATCCACCATTCCCGACTACGACGTCGGCGGGGTGGTGCGCGGACCGTCCGGCACCCGGCTCGAAGGCATCGCACCGTCGAACATCTACCGCAGCGCCGACGGCAGCTGGGTGGTGATCGCCGCCAACCAGGACACGGTGTTCCGCCGGTTGTGCGCCGCGATGGGCCAGCCGGAACTGGCCGATGACGACAGGTTCGCCAACCATCGAGCCAGAGGCCGCAACCAGGACGAACTCGACAAGCTGATCGGCGATTGGGCTTCGCAGCGCCAACCGAACGACATCATCGAAACCCTGTCGGCCGCCGGCGTGATCGCCGGACCCATCAATACCGTGGCCGAGGTGGTCACCGATCCGCAGCTGCGCGCCCGCGGCATGCTGGTGGACCACTGGGATGACCGGGTGAACAGGTCCGTGCTGGGCCCCGGCGTCGTCCCGGTGCTCTCCGAATCACCTGGCACCGTCCGCAATTCAGGCCCTTCCCGCCCCGGCCTCGATAACGACGAGGTGTACCGGGACCTGCTCGGACACACCGACGAGGAGCTGGCTGCGCTGGCCGCGGAGGGGGTGTTGTGA
- a CDS encoding TetR/AcrR family transcriptional regulator translates to MPAELSPKGRQTREAIAQAARKLFAERGFHATTVADITSAAGKSSAAFYRYFDDKEDLLAVLAESFLHDVLENSVPGGLERALPGSPDDTEFFTSAVTGYWNMFKQNIGIMVAVDQLAAGQSRFAEVQNEFRTFGMDIVRSSVLRAQEQGFGGELDPEHIALAIALLFEQFTTVYLRSDAAALGIRTSDRDAVRTLATIWKKTLYGY, encoded by the coding sequence GTGCCCGCCGAACTGTCCCCCAAGGGCCGCCAAACCCGGGAAGCCATTGCGCAGGCGGCCCGGAAGCTGTTCGCCGAACGAGGTTTTCACGCGACCACGGTCGCGGACATCACGTCGGCGGCAGGCAAATCCTCAGCGGCCTTCTACCGGTACTTCGATGACAAGGAAGACCTGCTGGCAGTGCTGGCCGAGTCGTTCTTGCACGATGTGCTGGAGAACTCCGTCCCGGGGGGCCTCGAGAGGGCGCTACCGGGCTCACCCGATGACACCGAATTCTTCACCAGCGCGGTGACGGGTTACTGGAACATGTTCAAGCAGAACATCGGGATCATGGTGGCCGTCGATCAACTGGCCGCCGGACAGTCGCGATTTGCCGAGGTGCAGAACGAATTCCGTACGTTCGGCATGGACATCGTCAGGTCCTCGGTTCTGCGCGCGCAGGAACAGGGTTTCGGCGGCGAGCTCGATCCCGAGCACATCGCACTGGCCATCGCATTGCTGTTCGAGCAGTTCACCACCGTGTACCTACGCTCCGACGCCGCGGCGCTGGGGATCCGGACCAGCGACCGGGACGCGGTGCGCACCTTGGCGACGATCTGGAAGAAGACCCTGTACGGCTACTGA
- the nuoD gene encoding NADH dehydrogenase (quinone) subunit D: MTETVVTLGGQDWDDVVATAAEHARVAGAAGEAGERIVVNMGPQHPSTHGVLRLILEIEGETVTEARCGIGYLHTGIEKNLEYRTWTQGVTFVTRMDYLSPFFNETAYCLGVERLLGITDDIPERASVIRVMLMELNRISSHLVALATGGMELGAMSAMFFGFREREEILTVFEAITGLRMNHAYIRPGGLAADLPDDGLDRVRRLLKILPGRLHELENLLRNNAIWKARTVGIGYLDLTGCMALGITGPVLRSTGLPHDLRKTQPYCGYETYDFDVMTDDGCDCYGRYVIRVNEMNESLKIVAQCVQRLEGLPGPVMITDKKLAWPADLKLGPDGLGNSPDHIAKIMGRSMEGLIHHFKLVTEGIRVPAGQCYVAVESPRGELGVHMVSDGGTRPYRVHYRDPSFTNLQAVAAMCEGGMVADVISAVASIDPVMGGVDR, translated from the coding sequence ATGACCGAGACAGTTGTCACCCTCGGTGGCCAGGACTGGGACGACGTGGTGGCCACCGCGGCCGAACACGCCCGCGTCGCTGGGGCAGCCGGAGAAGCCGGCGAACGCATCGTGGTCAACATGGGGCCCCAACATCCCAGCACACACGGCGTGCTGCGGCTGATCCTGGAGATCGAAGGCGAGACCGTGACCGAAGCCCGGTGCGGGATCGGCTATCTGCACACCGGAATCGAGAAGAATCTCGAATACCGCACCTGGACCCAGGGCGTCACCTTCGTCACCCGGATGGATTACCTCTCGCCGTTTTTCAACGAGACCGCGTACTGCCTCGGGGTGGAGAGACTGCTCGGCATCACCGACGACATCCCCGAGCGGGCATCGGTGATCCGGGTGATGCTGATGGAACTCAACCGCATCTCTTCACATTTGGTGGCGCTGGCCACCGGCGGCATGGAACTCGGTGCCATGTCGGCGATGTTCTTCGGTTTTCGTGAGCGCGAAGAGATCCTCACAGTGTTCGAGGCGATCACCGGGCTGCGAATGAATCACGCGTACATCCGGCCCGGCGGGTTGGCCGCCGACCTGCCCGACGACGGGCTGGACCGGGTTCGGCGCCTGCTGAAAATTCTGCCCGGCCGGTTGCACGAGCTGGAGAACCTGCTGCGCAACAACGCCATCTGGAAAGCCCGCACGGTCGGCATCGGCTACCTGGACCTGACCGGATGCATGGCGTTGGGGATCACCGGTCCGGTGCTGCGCTCCACCGGTCTGCCGCACGACCTGCGCAAGACGCAGCCGTACTGCGGTTACGAGACCTACGACTTCGACGTGATGACCGACGACGGCTGTGATTGCTACGGCCGCTATGTCATCCGCGTCAACGAGATGAACGAATCGCTGAAGATCGTGGCCCAGTGTGTGCAGCGCCTCGAAGGTTTGCCCGGCCCGGTGATGATCACCGACAAGAAGCTGGCCTGGCCGGCCGATCTGAAGCTGGGCCCAGACGGGTTGGGCAACAGCCCCGATCACATCGCCAAGATCATGGGACGGTCCATGGAAGGGCTGATCCACCACTTCAAACTGGTCACCGAGGGTATCCGGGTGCCTGCCGGCCAGTGTTACGTGGCGGTGGAATCGCCACGCGGTGAGCTCGGCGTGCACATGGTCTCCGACGGCGGCACCCGCCCGTACCGGGTGCACTACCGCGACCCGTCGTTCACCAATCTGCAAGCCGTGGCGGCAATGTGCGAAGGCGGCATGGTCGCCGACGTGATCTCCGCGGTCGCCTCGATCGATCCGGTGATGGGGGGTGTTGATCGATGA